In the Selenomonadales bacterium genome, TCTCTAGCTGAAATACGCCGACCGTGCGGGTGCTTCGCAGCAGTTCATAGGTCTTGGCGTCGTCAAGCGGCAAAGATTCCAGACAAAGCTCTGTACCCTCTGCGCGTAAGGAGTCGACGGTACTTTGCATTGCGGAGAGAATCCTAAGCCCGAGCAAGTCCATTTTGACTAAGCCTAGGGCCTCGATATCGTCTTTGTCGTATTGGGTGATAATAACGCCCTTAGCGCTCCACTGCAGTGGCACTAGGTCTGTCAGAGCATCGCGGCTTACTACCACCCCGCCTAAGTGCACGCTTAAGTGACGCGGTGCGCCGTCTAAGTCCGCGCAGATGTCTAGTATCTCTTGGTAGAGTTTGCCTCGCGGGAAGTTTTTCAGCTCAGGCAAGGTGTCGATGGCCTTGCGTATATTACTTGCTGCCGTATGCGGCATAAGTTTTGCCAGGCGGTCGATTTCCGCCGGCGGGAGAGCGAGGGCTTTGGCCACTTCGCGCAAGGCGCTGCGGGCATTAAAGGTATTAACCGTGCCGACCATGGCTACCTTGTCGGCGGCATAGCGATGGTAGACGTAGGCCAAGACTTCATCGCGGCGCGCAGAGTCAAAATCTATGTCAATATCGGGCATGCCCTGTCGCTCTGGGTTTAAAAAGCGTTCAAAGAGCAAGGCGTGGGCCACAGGGTCAACCGACGTCATCCCGAGCACATAGGCAACTAACGAGTCGGCGGCTGAGCCGCGCCCCGCGCAGCGAATCCCCTCGCGGCGCGCAAAGTTCACGATATCCCACATTACCAAAAAGTACTCGACAAAGCCTAGCTGCTTAATCACCGCGAGCTCATATTCTAACCGTTCCGCCGGCAGTGCTGTGTTTGGGTAGCGCTCCCTTGCACCCTCAAACGCAAGCTCGCGCAAGTAGGAAAACCCGTCTTGGCCGGGTGGGAGCGAAAAATAGGGGAAGTGATACTGCCCAAGCGGCAGCTTGAGGTTACATTGCTCGGCAATTACTAGGGTATTGGCGATAGCTTCAGGGTAGTGGGCAAAAACTTCGCGCATCTGCTGTGCGCTTTTAAAATACCGCTCTGCGTTTGGGTGACGCGCGCTACTTTGGTGCAGTATCGTAGTGTTTTCACCCATGGCTGTAAGCACATCGCGACTGCGGTGTTCGCGGGCATGCAGAAAATGCACATTATTCGTGGCGACAAGCGGTAAGTTGAACTCCGCGGCGTAAGAAGCAAGGCGCCGCATAACAGCCGAACTCGCCGGAGTCAGGTTGTTTTCTAGTTCCACATACAGCCGCAAAGGGAAGATGTCGCGCAAGTCGCCTAAAAAAGCTTTGGCCAAAGCGGATGTAGCCTGCGCGAATTTGGAGTGATTGCAGCCGGTCAGGCAAATTACGCCTGCGCTGTGTGAGGCCATCTGCGTCAGCTTAGCCTTTGGTTCTTTGCCGGGGTCGCCTAGGTGCATTGCCGTTACCAAGCGGCAAAGGTTGCTGTAGCCGCTAAGGTCTACGGCTAGCAACACTAAGTGCTGCCCTGTGTCAAGCGTTACCTCGCACCCGACAATGGGTTTTACCCCTGTCTCGCGGCAGGCCTTATAGAATCGCACGGCGCCGGCTAACGTGTTGTGGTCGGTTATGGCTACGGCAGGCATCTCACACTCCGCTGCCTTTTTAGCTAAGGCTTGCGGCGAGGGCGTTGCATCCTTAAAGCTAAAGTGCGAATGAACGTGGAGATGGGCAAACATCAGTCAAGTACCTTAAACAAAAACCACTTCTTCTTTTGCCCTTCGCAATAGAGTTCAAAAACGCCGCTGCCGCCGAAGCTACTTTGCGCCGACACTACGTTATGCCGCCGGTGAGCCGGCTGCTTTTGCCACCACCCGCTGTTTACCGTCCAAGTGCCGATTACTTTTTGCACTTTATAAAGCCTACCGCGCCAGATAAAAGCGTGAAGCTTTTCCTGTGCGCAGTAGGCCAGTACCGGTTCGTTATATTTCTTGGACATGTGCACGTGCCCCCAAACATACGTTCGTAGTAAAACATATGATAGCAGGGCTGTGTGTATTCCGCAAGAAGCAAAAAGCTCCGTCCCTTTTGCTTCAGTTTTTCGCGGGGGTTAAAGCGCGGATTAGCGCAATCATGATAGTCGCGACAAGGCCGCCGGCCAGACCGTTATTGTAGAGGTTCATTCCCCCGTGCATTACCCCGACGTGCATTACCGTGTTTAAGTGCAAGAAACCTGCCGCCAAACCAACTAAAGGACCGAAACTACCGGCCATAGGAGCGAGGGTGGTGCCAAAGAGAGCCGCTAACTGCGGGGCGGGCTGTGCTGCGTCGGGCACTAGGATTAAACAAGCAACCCATACACCGGCCATCACAGGCAGGGAGTTTTTTAGATGCTTGCCGAAAGCGGCAAACCCTACTATCGTGAGCACGCCTCCTAGTGTGGGGCCGTTGACGTCTCCACCGACTAACCACAAGTACAATAGACTCATTAAACCCATGAGGCCCATATTAATAAATGTAGTAGCGAAACCCGTAAGCGCCGTAAAATCGCTGACGAGAACTCCGCTCTGCTTATGAATCTCCCCGACTCCGTGCCATGTCCCCTGCAGGAGCAGGCCTAAGAGAATCATCGAGACAAAATAGACGCCGAAAGCCAATGACATAGCCGCTGTGTGCTCCGTGCTCCAGTGCATTACCGGCACGGAAGTATGGCCGACGGCCCTGAGCATAGACATGGCCAACGTGCCGAGGATTCCGGCCGTAAACCCGATGTTATACAGGTTGTGGCCCTGATGATTAGGCAAGAGGTGCGTAGCTAGCGCCGGCATAACAAACCCTGCCGCCAAACCCGCCGCCAGGCCCGTGAAGAGCGGCAACTCAAAGCCAAACGCCACCTGACTCACGAGCGGCGCAATGGCTGTCCCAAACATAGCCGCGCCCAAATACGTCTTAAAAGGAACTTGCTTAGCGCGACTAAAGAGGTATACACCGGCGATAATCGGCAGGACGTTAAGCGGATTTTTGCCAAACAAAGCGAAGCCCGCCATAGTAAAGATGCCGGCGATACTGCTCCCCGCGAGGGATGCCCCGCTGAACGCTACTAGAGCGAGTCCAATCAGCCCGACTAGCCCGGCGTTAACGAGTGCCGCGCCGGGTCCCCCAATCACCATATAGTCGCTAAGCAAAAGGCTAGGAGACCGAAGTATTTGCCCCAGACCCTCTGCCAAATTCTCGCTACCAGGCCAAAAAAGTCCCATTGCTATGAGTGCCACCAGATAAAAGAGCATTATGCCTTGCCAAGTACGCTGTGCTCCCGAGTGCTGCAACTTTCGCTTCCTCCGAACTATATCGTTTATTTACTGCCTTCCCGATTTTATTTGCCTTAGTTTTGTTTGTCAACCATCGCTGCCACCGCGCTACGTGTGTTCTGCGGGCGGGGGATGTGGTACAATCAAGTGAAACTTATGGGGGTGTTAGCTATGAACAAGCACATTAAAGTGATCGCCCGCGGGACAATTAAATCTACCGCCGCGCAAAAAGCTTGCAAGGAATGCCAGACGTCTTGCCAGTCCGCGTGTAAGACCTCTTGCACCGTCGGCAATCAGGTTTGCCAAAACCGTTAAGTCCTAAGATGCATGTCTTTAAGTTTAGAGGCAAGACTTTAGCGCTTGACCCTATTACCGGCACGCTGCTAGAGGTAGATGAGGTAGCCGGAGAGGTGCTAAAGCTTTGGCCTGACCACACCAGAGAGGAAATCAGCGCGGCTCTCTCCGCGCGTTTTTCTTTGCCCGAGCTGACACAAGCCCTGGCCGAAGCAGAAGAACTGACAGCCGCAGGCCTAATCGATACCGAAATGCCGCCGGAACCCACGCCGACCGAAGACCACTCGGCAGAGGTAAAGGCCTTGTGCCTGCATGTCGCCCACGACTGCAACCTGCGCTGTCGCTACTGCTTTGCCGGCACAGGCGATTTCGGCTTTGAGCGCGCGTTAATGGACGTAACCACCGGCCGGGCGGCCATCGACTTTCTGCTTGCGTCGTCAGGCTCAAGGCGGCATCTCGAAGTGGATTTTTTCGGCGGGGAGCCGCTGCTTAATTTCCCTGTGGTGCGCGAAGTCGTCGCCTACGGCGAAGCACAGGCAGAAAAGTTTGGCAAGGTCATCCGGTTTACGTTGACGACAAACGCGACGTTGCTCGATGAGGATGTCGTCAAGTTTCTCGACGAAAAACAAATGGCCGTCGTTCTCAGCTTAGACGGGCGCGAAGATGTAAACGACCAAATGCGACCCTATGCCTGCGGCACGGGGAGCTACCACACGGTTAGTCAAGCCGTGCAGGAGTTTGCCCGGTACCGCGGCGGGAAAAACTACTATGTGCGAGGCACTTACACCGCGCACAACCTTAATTTTACCTTAGACGTCGCGCACCTCTACGACCTAGGCTTGCGCGAAATCTCGCTGGAGCCCGTCGTAGGCGGGGCAGGTGAGCCTTACGCTCTGACGCGCGAACACTTAGCTACTCTGTGCTTAGAGTACGAGCGCCTAGCCGAGTTTTACCTGGCCAAGCAGGACGAAGGAGCACCTTTTAACTTCTTTCACTTTAACCTAGCGACTTACGGCGGGCCTTGCTTTGGCAAACGCGTCAGCGGGTGTGGGGCGGGATGCGATTACCTAGCCGTAACTCCCGCCGGCGATTTATACCCCTGTCACCAGTTCGTAGGGCAAGATAAGTTTGCCATGGGCACGGTTTTTGCCGGCGTAACCGCGCCTAACCTAGCGCAGGAGTTTAATCGGGCCAACATTTACCACAAACCTGAATGCCTGCGCTGTTGGGCCAAGTTATTTTGCAGCGGGGGTTGTCACGCCCACGCCTATCACAGCAACGGCACCTTTTTGCAGCCGGACGCGCTACACTGCGAGCTGCAGAAGAAGCGCATAGAATGTGCGCTAGGCATCAGCGCCGTCACCACATCTAGGAATGCTCAGTGACGCGCTCCACCGCGCGGTGTCCGAGGCCAACCGCTACGTCATGCAGGTCCATCAAACCAATGCCAATTAGTACCGCAACGGCCAAATTTTCGTTGCAGTAGGCGATGCCTATCTTGCCCGCTATGTTTAGTCCCACGGCTTTTGGCATTACCTGTGCGAGTGCTTCGCGCGTAGCGCCGACGACGGCGCCCGAGTCGACAAACGAACCACAGATAATGCCATCTGATTTGGAAATTTCTAGAGCAGAGGCAATCCACTGTTGAATCGAGGGGATAAAGTCGCCGGAAATAGAAAATGCGGTAGCGGTAATGCCGGAGCGTCGAAATCCCATTTTTGCGCTGGTTTCTTCGCTCTTGCTTTGCGTTAAACTAATGGCGAGCGCCGCGCGTGCGACGTCAATGCTTTTTATGCTAGAAATGGCGATTACCCCCTTAGTATAACTTCTTTTGCCACAGCTAATAATAGAAGTTTGCCCAAAATGTTGCCTACATCTCCTGCGCCGTTTAGGGCAACCTAAACACGAAAGGAGTTGATAAGCGTGGCTAAAGGCAGCGCGCAAATTGGGCGGAAGGTAGTGCCCGAAGCTCATAAGGCTCTTGACAACATGAAATATGAAATAGCGGCCGAGCTTGGGATTCCGGTTCATCAAGGTAGCGAGGATTACTGGGGACACGTTTCTTCACGCG is a window encoding:
- a CDS encoding DNA polymerase III subunit alpha, translating into MFAHLHVHSHFSFKDATPSPQALAKKAAECEMPAVAITDHNTLAGAVRFYKACRETGVKPIVGCEVTLDTGQHLVLLAVDLSGYSNLCRLVTAMHLGDPGKEPKAKLTQMASHSAGVICLTGCNHSKFAQATSALAKAFLGDLRDIFPLRLYVELENNLTPASSAVMRRLASYAAEFNLPLVATNNVHFLHAREHRSRDVLTAMGENTTILHQSSARHPNAERYFKSAQQMREVFAHYPEAIANTLVIAEQCNLKLPLGQYHFPYFSLPPGQDGFSYLRELAFEGARERYPNTALPAERLEYELAVIKQLGFVEYFLVMWDIVNFARREGIRCAGRGSAADSLVAYVLGMTSVDPVAHALLFERFLNPERQGMPDIDIDFDSARRDEVLAYVYHRYAADKVAMVGTVNTFNARSALREVAKALALPPAEIDRLAKLMPHTAASNIRKAIDTLPELKNFPRGKLYQEILDICADLDGAPRHLSVHLGGVVVSRDALTDLVPLQWSAKGVIITQYDKDDIEALGLVKMDLLGLRILSAMQSTVDSLRAEGTELCLESLPLDDAKTYELLRSTRTVGVFQLESPGMRELLGRLQPTQFADVLANIALFRPGPMQADMVSPFIARRHGVEAVKFAHPCLAPILGETYGVIIYQEQVLQVAAVMAGFTLGQADLLRRAMTRHCPPEQMERIRQDFRHGCQARGIDAEVTEQVFAQLSAFAAYGFNKAHAATFGLTAYHTAYLKAHYPAHFLASLLNHQPMGYYPARVILNEARVMGIKILPLDILQSSFDSTVEDGAIRVGLKHIAALTREHYHCLETRREAATWSTFSDALEGLPFPLAVWEKLREAGALDRFGPRSKLTQTLLAHFAGDRRREAGHAWSERLLVGEEAAGYAEQDNGYGKNDETGLAVSLKERLWGELNTTGLCYTAHPLALFATYFSSLKITTSRELDELPHGTKVRAAGMIVSRQTPPTRSKQRVIFLTMEDHTGLIDVAVFASAQEKYARYALTSTLLLVEGTLRKTGVCGASITALRVLDLREAIRGKV
- a CDS encoding DUF1576 domain-containing protein, yielding MQHSGAQRTWQGIMLFYLVALIAMGLFWPGSENLAEGLGQILRSPSLLLSDYMVIGGPGAALVNAGLVGLIGLALVAFSGASLAGSSIAGIFTMAGFALFGKNPLNVLPIIAGVYLFSRAKQVPFKTYLGAAMFGTAIAPLVSQVAFGFELPLFTGLAAGLAAGFVMPALATHLLPNHQGHNLYNIGFTAGILGTLAMSMLRAVGHTSVPVMHWSTEHTAAMSLAFGVYFVSMILLGLLLQGTWHGVGEIHKQSGVLVSDFTALTGFATTFINMGLMGLMSLLYLWLVGGDVNGPTLGGVLTIVGFAAFGKHLKNSLPVMAGVWVACLILVPDAAQPAPQLAALFGTTLAPMAGSFGPLVGLAAGFLHLNTVMHVGVMHGGMNLYNNGLAGGLVATIMIALIRALTPAKN
- the scfA gene encoding six-cysteine ranthipeptide SCIFF, with amino-acid sequence MNKHIKVIARGTIKSTAAQKACKECQTSCQSACKTSCTVGNQVCQNR
- the scfB gene encoding thioether cross-link-forming SCIFF peptide maturase produces the protein MHVFKFRGKTLALDPITGTLLEVDEVAGEVLKLWPDHTREEISAALSARFSLPELTQALAEAEELTAAGLIDTEMPPEPTPTEDHSAEVKALCLHVAHDCNLRCRYCFAGTGDFGFERALMDVTTGRAAIDFLLASSGSRRHLEVDFFGGEPLLNFPVVREVVAYGEAQAEKFGKVIRFTLTTNATLLDEDVVKFLDEKQMAVVLSLDGREDVNDQMRPYACGTGSYHTVSQAVQEFARYRGGKNYYVRGTYTAHNLNFTLDVAHLYDLGLREISLEPVVGGAGEPYALTREHLATLCLEYERLAEFYLAKQDEGAPFNFFHFNLATYGGPCFGKRVSGCGAGCDYLAVTPAGDLYPCHQFVGQDKFAMGTVFAGVTAPNLAQEFNRANIYHKPECLRCWAKLFCSGGCHAHAYHSNGTFLQPDALHCELQKKRIECALGISAVTTSRNAQ